The following are encoded in a window of Vespula pensylvanica isolate Volc-1 chromosome 2, ASM1446617v1, whole genome shotgun sequence genomic DNA:
- the LOC122627280 gene encoding uncharacterized protein LOC122627280 has product MFLSRCIKMKFNQLNAELQSMLTTSIDFPQHKRILRMKDNWENVFSLSTIYRTYQVSENLRKLKTIRQIHSELIKCARIINEAYGFLILMSTSLSVIRDFMYQLVQNRLTFTACGFYDLDYTFIYNAIGLITTYLVILIQVEGKPNIVSKNTIKPLVIINSILTTGLVEYSIDNKINTIGMVYACFLIILYVTVGNLFSFPMEDYSMKPQIMQITHQLHTYSCYVFFLVTIVAGILRRKKLRHLTLQIETCIRNMDQLNIPMDFSKYFWQQCYAILFSVCILIAMPIIDHRWCIKTKFRQLNELLKKMLTTTVDSPQHKRIHRMLNNRKNDSTSFDICQTEIHLQLIKCARNTSHAYSLHIFMSVSTALFFIITVAYNVKSCMRRNYNGDILCELYEPSTSNEFRTEIRGFIVQLIQNPLIFTFYGFFDLNYILIRNIIGAVISYLVILIQIGKVSA; this is encoded by the exons aTGTTTTTAAGTAGGTGTATAAAGATGAAATTTAATCAATTGAATGCTGAACTCCAAAGCATGCTGACAACAAGTATCGATTTTCCACAACATAAAAGAATTCTCCGAATGAAAGATAATTGGGAAAATGTTTTTTCCTTATCTACAATTTATCGAACGTACCAAGTGAGTGAAAATCTTAGGAAATTGAAGACAATCAG ACAAATCCAttcagaattaataaaatgtgcTAGAATAATAAACGAAGCTTATGGATTCCTAATTCTTATGTCCACGTCTTTATCTGTC attCGTGATTTTATGTACCAATTAGTCCAAAATCGTTTAACCTTTACCGCCTGCGGATTCTACGATCTagattatacatttatatacaat gCGATTGGTTTAATTACTACCTATCTTGTTATTCTTATTCAAGTTGAAGGTAAACCTAATATAGTATCCAAAAATAC CATCAAACCAttggtaataattaattcgattttgaCCACTGGTTTGGTTGAATATTCCATCGATAATAAGATTAACACGATCGGCATGGTTTATGCTTGTttcttaatcattttatacgtTACTGTGggcaatttattttcatttccgaTGGAAGATTATAGCATGAAACCACAGATTATGCAAATAACGCATCAGTTACATACTTATAGCTGCTATGTGTTTTTCCTTGTTACCATTGTTGCTGGGATTCTCAGAAGAAAG AAATTGAGACATCTCACATTGCAAATAGAAACTTGTATTCGAAATATGGATCAACTAAATATACCAATGGATTTTTCTAAATACTTTTGGCAACAGTGTTATGCTATATTATTCTCTGTTTGCATCTTAATAGCTATGCCTATAATCGATCATCGATG gtgtataaaaacaaaatttcgtcAACTGAATgaattactaaaaaaaatgCTTACGACTACTGTCGATTCGCCTCAACATAAAAGAATTCATCGAATGTTGAATAACAGGAAGAACGACTCTACATCATTTGATATTTGTCAAAC GGAGATACATTTACAATTAATCAAGTGTGCTAGGAATACAAGTCATGCGTATAGTTTGCATATTTTTATGTCCGTATCAAcagctcttttttttatcattactgTGGCTTATAATGT TAAGTCATGTATGCGCAGGAACTATAATGGAG ATATTCTTTGTGAATTGTACGAACCATCAACCAGTAATGAATTTCGTACTGAg ATTCGCGGCTTTATCGTACAACTTATTCAAAATCCAttgatatttacattttatggCTTTTTTGATCTCAACTATATATTGATACGTAAT aTAATCGGTGCTGTTATAAGTTACCTCGTTATTCTCATTCAAATTGGGAAAGTATCAGCATAA
- the LOC122627281 gene encoding gustatory receptor 68a-like produces the protein MKFGQLNVVLQSMLTTTINSPQHKRILRMKDNWKDVSSLSTIYRTYKVNENLKKLKRVREIHLELIKCARNVNNAYGLQIFIFMIISPIFICTLLYSLYFVLFVNKYHSWIKEINKRFYWIFFLTVQIFAISNICETTMTEIHDFTCQLIQNRLTFTACGFYDLDYTCIYNITGLIITYLVILIQIGDSPKVFFNNTNYNSTQ, from the exons atgaaATTTGGTCAATTGAATGTTGTACTGCAAAGCATGCTGACAACAACTATCAATTCTCCACAACATAAAAGAATTCTTCGAATGAAAGATAATTGGAAAGATGTTTCTTCGTTATCTACAATTTATCGAACGTACAAAGTGAATGAAAAtcttaagaaattaaaaagagtcAG AGAAATCCACttggaattaataaaatgtgcCAGAAATGTAAATAATGCTTATggtttacaaatttttatattcatgatTATATCTCCTATATTTATCTGTACATTGTTATACAGTCTATATTTTGTCTTATTTGTAAACAAATATCACTCTtggataaaagaaatcaataagCGTTTCTATTGGATTTTTTTCCTCACCGTCCAGATTTTTGCAATAAGCAATATATGCGAGACAACAATGACAGAA ATTCATGATTTTACTTGTCAATTAATCCAAAATCGTTTAACCTTCACCGCCTGCGGATTCTATGATCTAgattatacgtgtatatacaat ATAACTGGTTTGATTATTACCTATCTCGTTATTCTTATACAAATCGGAGATAGTCCTAAAGTATTCTTCAacaatacaaattataattccACTCAATAA
- the LOC122637704 gene encoding putative gustatory receptor 28b → MNTGDILYELYEPSTSSKFRDEIRNFTIQLLQNRLTFTACRFFDLDHSLIYSSIGLITTYLVILLQVGDKPRILLNNTNYNSTPMI, encoded by the exons ATGAATACTGGAGACATTCTTTATGAATTATATGAACCTTCAACCAGCAGTAAATTTCGTGATGAA attCGTAATTTTACAATTCAACTACTCCAAAATCGTTTGACGTTTACCGCTTGCAGATTCTTTGATCTTGACCATTCATTAATATACAGT TCAATTGGTTTAATTACTACTTATCTCGTCATTCTTCTTCAAGTTGGAGATAAACCTAGAATATTACTCAACAATACAAACTATAATTCAACGCCAATGATATAA
- the LOC122627291 gene encoding uncharacterized protein LOC122627291: MLTTNLNSPQHKRMLRMKNNWENESSLSTIYRTYKTNKNLITLKRFKQIHLELIKCARIINETYGLHILISISVSIFAISNICETTMTEKYILILLIFLYAVVTGDILCELYDPSTSKTFRDEIRDFTFQLIQNRLTFTACGFYDLDHTFIYNAISFITTYLVILMQIGDKPKVFFDDTNYNSTSITERMN; this comes from the exons ATGCTAACAACAAATCTGAATTCCCCACAACATAAGAGAATGCTGCGAATGAAGAATAACTGGGAAAATGAATCTTCGTTATCTACTATTTATCGAACATATAAAACTAATAAGAACCTTATAACATTAAAGAGATTCAA ACAAATCCATTTGGAATTGATAAAATGTGCCAGAATTATAAACGAGACATACGGATTACACATTCTTATATCCATATCTGTAtca ATTTTTGCGATAAGCAATATATGCGAAACAACAATGACAGAA AAGTACATATTGATTTtgcttatttttctatatgcCGTGGTAACTGGAGACATTCTGTGTGAATTATATGATCCTTCCACCAGTAAGACATTTCGCGATGAA attCGTGATTTTACGTttcaattaattcaaaatCGTTTGACCTTCACCGCTTGCGGATTCTACGATTTAgatcatacatttatatataac GCGATCAGTTTCATTACTACCTATCTTGTTATTCTTATGCAAATCGGAGATAAACCAAAAGTATTCTTCGATGATACGAATTATAATTCAACGTCGATAACAGAACGAATGAATTAA